One region of Chryseobacterium sp. C-71 genomic DNA includes:
- a CDS encoding alpha/beta fold hydrolase codes for MENLILLHGALGHSDLFNSYLNALSQSFNVYTPLFSGHGNTEQPTNGITIEKYIQELSEFIEEKNLKDVCIFGHSMGGYVALCYALENPEKVNSVMTLGTKFDWTEEHALKESKMLNPDIIIEKIPKYAELLESQHGSNWKKLLPAIAEMMISLGKNPPLHDEILKNIEIQVQIMVGDQDHMVTIEESTAVYRKLTKGKLAVLPNTKHPLEKVRANLLLNLMQDFWDLP; via the coding sequence ATGGAAAACCTTATTTTATTACATGGCGCATTGGGTCACAGTGATCTATTTAATTCTTATCTTAATGCGCTTTCACAATCTTTCAATGTTTATACCCCATTGTTTTCGGGTCACGGAAACACAGAACAGCCAACGAACGGAATTACGATTGAAAAATACATTCAGGAATTAAGTGAATTTATCGAAGAGAAAAACCTGAAAGATGTTTGTATTTTCGGACACAGCATGGGTGGCTACGTTGCGCTTTGTTATGCTTTAGAAAATCCTGAAAAAGTAAATTCAGTAATGACATTAGGAACCAAATTTGACTGGACAGAAGAACATGCATTGAAAGAAAGTAAAATGCTTAACCCTGATATTATTATAGAAAAAATTCCAAAATATGCCGAATTATTAGAATCCCAGCATGGCTCAAATTGGAAAAAATTACTTCCTGCGATTGCCGAAATGATGATTTCTTTGGGTAAAAATCCGCCGTTACATGATGAAATTTTAAAGAATATAGAAATTCAGGTTCAGATTATGGTGGGAGATCAGGATCATATGGTTACGATTGAGGAAAGCACTGCAGTTTACAGAAAACTTACAAAAGGAAAATTGGCCGTACTTCCAAACACAAAGCATCCGTTAGAAAAAGTACGAGCAAATCTACTACTCAATCTGATGCAAGATTTCTGGGATCTGCCTTAA
- a CDS encoding DUF2207 domain-containing protein — MKKFIQIIIFFFCFLAFAQENIVELPVDASEFAEETNVQGERIVSFHSDIKIAENADVTVTETIKVYARGNEIRRGIFRALPTIRNINGGKEKITYKIISVEKDGIKEPYHIERQNGVFNIYIGDKDYQLSEGFYSYKIVYRTQDQIGHFKGYDEFYWNVNGTDWSFPVEKISATIHLSKNADILQNSCYTGIHGSTDKNCTSEKLSSTQIVFKANNLKEHENLTVAVGFKAGILKEPSGFLKWIDRNWQSFPLFLIGIYLLFFYYNNWKKYGRDPEKPVVIPQFNAPNNLSPASLGYIDKGEFDANLVTANLVDLSVKGFVDIDEVKDIKETYLSKIFTLKKLDKSENDLQSDQKLLLKKIFVKEEKVSVNGTYNSKLKNAVEDFEKLITKENKIFVEKTSNHKLIYKALKIILVSFFLALVINSLITQEFTVLGMAIVIGIFGGIFAAILVAIWSDKNKIVILVVLFFASTIMMPMFFLAFVGSDDISSFESNCFKFLIFSIISLFVFRYFINQPSVEKVKMKSEIEGFKMYLGAAEENQLNFHNPPEMTSDVYEKFLPYAIVFGVEGIWGKRFRDKMQETIDADEPYREIQNHFSYGFANSFTTTLKGTTVAPVSSFSSSSSSSSSRSSSGSSYSGGSSSSGSSGGGSSGGGGGGGGGGGW; from the coding sequence ATGAAAAAATTTATTCAGATCATTATTTTCTTCTTTTGTTTTCTTGCTTTTGCACAGGAAAACATCGTTGAATTGCCGGTTGATGCATCAGAATTTGCCGAGGAAACTAATGTCCAGGGAGAAAGAATTGTTTCTTTTCATTCTGATATAAAAATTGCAGAAAACGCTGATGTTACCGTAACGGAAACTATAAAAGTGTATGCTCGTGGTAATGAAATCAGGCGGGGAATTTTCCGTGCCTTGCCAACCATTAGGAATATCAATGGAGGAAAGGAAAAAATTACTTACAAAATAATTTCTGTAGAAAAAGATGGTATAAAAGAGCCTTATCACATCGAAAGGCAAAATGGTGTTTTTAATATTTATATTGGCGATAAAGATTACCAGCTGAGTGAGGGTTTTTACAGCTACAAAATTGTTTATAGAACGCAGGATCAGATTGGTCATTTCAAAGGGTATGACGAGTTTTACTGGAATGTCAACGGTACAGATTGGTCTTTTCCGGTGGAAAAAATTAGCGCTACGATTCATCTGTCAAAGAATGCAGATATTCTCCAAAATTCTTGTTATACAGGCATTCACGGAAGCACAGATAAAAACTGCACCAGCGAAAAATTATCTTCAACACAGATTGTTTTTAAGGCTAATAATTTGAAAGAACATGAAAATCTAACCGTTGCCGTAGGTTTTAAAGCAGGAATTTTAAAGGAGCCATCTGGTTTTTTAAAATGGATTGACCGAAACTGGCAAAGTTTTCCTCTGTTTTTAATCGGAATTTATCTTTTGTTTTTCTACTATAACAATTGGAAGAAATACGGTAGAGATCCTGAAAAACCAGTTGTGATTCCACAATTCAATGCGCCAAATAATCTTTCACCTGCATCTTTGGGTTATATTGATAAAGGTGAATTTGATGCTAATCTGGTTACCGCAAATCTCGTCGATCTTTCTGTAAAAGGTTTTGTTGATATTGATGAGGTGAAAGATATTAAGGAAACTTATTTGTCTAAAATTTTTACATTAAAAAAACTCGATAAAAGCGAAAACGATTTGCAGAGTGATCAAAAACTGCTTTTAAAAAAGATTTTCGTGAAAGAAGAAAAGGTTTCCGTCAATGGTACTTATAATTCAAAGCTCAAAAATGCGGTTGAAGATTTTGAAAAATTGATCACTAAAGAGAATAAGATTTTTGTTGAGAAAACGTCTAATCATAAACTTATTTATAAAGCTTTAAAAATTATTCTTGTGAGTTTTTTTCTTGCCCTTGTTATTAATTCTTTAATTACTCAGGAATTTACCGTCCTGGGGATGGCAATTGTGATAGGAATCTTTGGTGGTATTTTTGCGGCGATTTTAGTGGCTATTTGGAGTGATAAAAACAAAATTGTAATATTGGTGGTTTTGTTTTTTGCATCAACAATTATGATGCCTATGTTTTTTCTAGCATTTGTAGGTTCTGACGATATTTCTTCATTTGAATCTAATTGTTTTAAATTTTTAATTTTCTCAATTATTTCTCTATTTGTATTCAGGTATTTTATTAATCAGCCAAGTGTTGAAAAGGTAAAAATGAAATCTGAAATTGAAGGGTTTAAAATGTACCTCGGTGCGGCTGAAGAAAACCAATTGAATTTTCATAACCCTCCTGAAATGACTTCCGATGTATATGAAAAGTTTCTTCCCTACGCCATTGTTTTCGGCGTTGAAGGAATTTGGGGTAAAAGATTCAGAGATAAAATGCAAGAAACAATTGATGCAGACGAACCGTATAGAGAAATTCAAAATCATTTCAGTTATGGTTTTGCCAATTCATTTACCACAACATTGAAAGGAACAACCGTTGCTCCTGTAAGCAGCTTTTCTTCTTCATCATCGTCTTCCTCATCACGATCTTCAAGCGGTTCATCCTATTCAGGAGGTTCCAGCTCTAGCGGTTCGTCTGGTGGAGGATCATCTGGCGGCGGCGGAGGTGGTGGCGGAGGTGGCGGCTGGTAA
- a CDS encoding 6-carboxytetrahydropterin synthase: MIRITKIFTFETAHVLYNYDGKCKNMHGHSYKLFVTVKGKPINDLENPKNGMVVDFGDIKAIVKAEIVDVWDHSVLINGVSPHREMGEELENKGQKVIYCNFQPTCENMLYAIAAKIKSKLPADVSLAYLKLHETENSYGEWFAEDNQ, from the coding sequence ATGATACGTATTACAAAAATTTTTACATTCGAGACTGCTCATGTGTTGTATAATTATGATGGGAAATGTAAAAATATGCACGGACATTCTTACAAACTTTTCGTTACAGTAAAAGGAAAACCAATCAATGATCTGGAAAATCCTAAAAACGGAATGGTAGTAGATTTCGGAGATATTAAAGCGATTGTGAAAGCTGAAATTGTTGATGTTTGGGATCATTCGGTTTTGATTAACGGGGTTTCTCCGCACAGAGAAATGGGTGAAGAATTAGAAAATAAAGGTCAGAAAGTTATCTATTGCAACTTTCAGCCGACTTGTGAAAATATGTTGTACGCCATCGCTGCAAAAATAAAATCAAAACTTCCTGCAGATGTTTCTTTAGCTTACTTAAAGCTTCACGAAACTGAAAACTCTTACGGAGAATGGTTTGCAGAAGATAATCAATAA
- a CDS encoding DUF4290 domain-containing protein: protein MEYNTQRTQLNMPEYGRIIQQLVERCKELSTKEERNEMAMAIIDFMGQRNPQLRDEDNYKHKLWDHLYILAKHDLDIDPVYPFPTKEELEEKPKRMEYPKLQGDFKFYGKSILQLIEKAIELEPGDEKEALIEVIANNMKKSYNVYNKEHVTDDVIFRHLKELSSNRLDLTNIESLDKSKIYYATANRNNLNKNNNRNQSNTNNNINKRRFTNNNNNKNRR from the coding sequence ATGGAATATAACACCCAAAGAACTCAGCTTAATATGCCGGAATACGGCAGAATCATACAACAGTTGGTTGAGCGTTGCAAAGAGCTTTCTACAAAAGAAGAAAGAAACGAAATGGCAATGGCAATCATTGATTTTATGGGTCAAAGAAACCCACAACTACGAGACGAAGACAATTACAAACATAAACTTTGGGATCATCTGTATATTTTGGCTAAACATGATCTTGACATCGATCCTGTTTACCCTTTCCCAACCAAAGAAGAACTTGAGGAGAAACCCAAAAGAATGGAATATCCTAAACTTCAGGGTGATTTTAAATTTTACGGAAAAAGTATTCTTCAATTAATAGAAAAAGCAATCGAACTGGAACCGGGAGACGAAAAAGAAGCTCTGATCGAAGTAATTGCCAACAACATGAAGAAGTCTTACAATGTTTATAATAAAGAGCATGTAACTGATGATGTGATCTTCCGTCACCTGAAAGAATTATCGTCTAACAGACTTGATTTAACGAATATTGAATCACTTGACAAAAGTAAGATTTACTACGCTACCGCCAACCGTAATAATCTGAACAAGAATAATAACCGGAATCAAAGCAATACTAACAACAATATTAACAAAAGAAGATTCACAAATAACAACAATAATAAGAATAGAAGATAA
- a CDS encoding UDP-2,3-diacylglucosamine diphosphatase has protein sequence MLKTTINLKPGKKVYFASDQHFGAPDVKQSKIREEKFIRWMNEIKEDAQVLFLMGDLFDFWHEWKHVIPKGYVRVLGKIAELKDSGIQVYFFVGNHDLWMKDYLEEEIGCTVFYKKQYFEIAGKQFLLAHGDGLGPGDKGYKRMKKVFTNPIAQWFFKWLHPDIAMKIALYMSQKNKMISGDEDKAFLGEDKEFLIIYSKEKLKAEKIDYFIYGHRHLPMVLDLNQNSKYINLGDWISYFTYGVFQYDFELKTFEQK, from the coding sequence GTGCTAAAGACAACCATCAATTTAAAACCCGGAAAAAAAGTATATTTTGCTTCAGATCAACATTTTGGTGCGCCGGATGTGAAGCAGAGCAAAATTCGGGAAGAAAAATTTATCCGTTGGATGAATGAGATCAAAGAAGATGCTCAGGTTTTGTTTTTGATGGGCGATTTGTTTGATTTCTGGCACGAATGGAAACACGTTATTCCCAAGGGATATGTGCGTGTACTTGGGAAAATAGCTGAGCTGAAAGATAGCGGTATTCAGGTGTATTTTTTTGTGGGCAATCACGATCTCTGGATGAAAGATTATCTGGAAGAAGAAATTGGTTGCACGGTTTTTTACAAAAAGCAATATTTTGAAATCGCAGGAAAACAGTTTTTGTTAGCTCACGGAGACGGTTTAGGACCAGGTGACAAAGGATATAAGAGAATGAAAAAAGTCTTTACAAATCCTATTGCACAATGGTTTTTCAAATGGTTGCATCCCGATATTGCGATGAAGATTGCATTGTATATGTCTCAGAAAAATAAAATGATTTCCGGAGATGAAGACAAAGCGTTTTTGGGAGAAGATAAAGAGTTTTTGATTATTTATTCGAAAGAAAAGCTGAAAGCTGAAAAAATTGATTACTTTATTTATGGGCATCGCCATTTGCCGATGGTTTTAGATTTAAATCAAAATTCAAAATACATCAATCTCGGAGATTGGATTTCTTATTTCACCTACGGAGTTTTTCAATATGATTTTGAATTGAAAACTTTTGAGCAGAAATAA
- the upp gene encoding uracil phosphoribosyltransferase: MTVELSKTFSLVNSWINELRNVEIQHDRMRFRRNMERIGEIAAFEISKDLETKEIEIQTPLDTIKAQEIAVQPVITTILRAGVPLFEGILNYFDKADCGFVAAYRKHDANDYFSIKQDYLTCPNIDGRPLIVADPMLATGASLIEAIKDLLTNGTPSQLHIVAAIASKQGVETIEKAYPQAKIWVGAIDENLTTKGYITPGLGDAGDLSYGEKLQR; encoded by the coding sequence ATGACGGTAGAACTTTCTAAAACTTTTTCTTTAGTTAATTCGTGGATTAACGAGCTTCGAAACGTAGAAATTCAGCACGATCGAATGAGATTCCGCAGAAACATGGAGCGCATCGGAGAAATTGCGGCTTTTGAAATCTCGAAAGATTTAGAAACAAAGGAAATTGAAATTCAGACCCCTTTAGATACCATAAAAGCTCAGGAAATTGCTGTTCAGCCAGTCATTACAACCATTTTAAGAGCCGGAGTTCCTTTATTTGAAGGAATTTTGAATTATTTTGACAAAGCAGATTGTGGTTTTGTGGCTGCTTATAGGAAGCATGACGCTAATGATTATTTCTCGATCAAACAAGATTATTTAACCTGCCCAAATATCGACGGAAGACCATTAATTGTTGCAGATCCAATGTTGGCAACAGGCGCATCTTTGATTGAAGCTATAAAAGATTTATTGACCAACGGAACGCCTTCCCAATTACACATCGTTGCGGCAATTGCATCAAAACAAGGTGTTGAAACTATTGAAAAAGCCTATCCACAGGCAAAAATCTGGGTGGGAGCTATTGATGAAAATTTAACGACAAAAGGCTATATCACACCAGGGTTGGGTGATGCGGGAGATTTGAGCTATGGAGAAAAACTGCAGAGATAA
- a CDS encoding thiol-disulfide oxidoreductase DCC family protein: MEEKWKDKHIVFFDGECGVCNFWVQWILERDKKDQFMFASLQSDFGQKFLSERGLETKQFNTMYLWKPNSYYLIKSQAVLKIADLLGGIYKLSVMGKIFPSFLRDKIYDKISENRMKIANQKCYLPTPHQRKKFIEI, encoded by the coding sequence ATGGAGGAAAAATGGAAGGATAAACACATTGTATTTTTTGACGGCGAGTGCGGCGTCTGTAATTTTTGGGTACAATGGATTTTAGAAAGAGACAAAAAAGACCAGTTTATGTTCGCTTCACTGCAGTCTGACTTCGGTCAAAAATTCCTTTCCGAAAGAGGTCTTGAAACCAAACAATTCAACACCATGTATTTGTGGAAGCCTAATTCTTATTATTTAATTAAATCTCAAGCAGTTTTAAAAATCGCAGATTTATTAGGCGGAATTTACAAACTGTCTGTGATGGGAAAAATCTTCCCTTCATTCTTAAGAGATAAGATTTATGATAAAATTTCTGAGAACAGGATGAAAATTGCGAATCAGAAATGTTATTTACCAACTCCTCATCAAAGAAAGAAATTTATAGAAATTTGA
- a CDS encoding DUF2207 domain-containing protein, which yields MKNFLQLLFLLFFSLNFAQEEPIRTDQLSIIDGRERIMNFHADIDVDKNSAITVTEKIKVHSLGDKIKRGIFRSLPLTRNINNTTQKVQYNIVSVKKNGVDEDYHEEYEDGFLKIYFGNKDIILEPGDYDYEIKYTTEKQIGFFEKYDEFYWNVNGTFWDFPVDQISATVNLPQGAGILQNSCYTGSQGSTDQNCTVKVISEHSIKWNAGNLGSEEGLTIAVGFKKGVMIAPPPPTFLERFGILIAGIIVFLGMVIYYISTWRKYGVDPEKPVVYPQFNSPDDLSPASLGFINSETFKNKYLTAALVNLAVKGYIQIIETKDPGVLGLFKSKKFTVKKLQNADQKLPVEEINLMNNLFTTVDTVKFDGEYNSKIEQTVKSFQSSLTYQHNKLLNEGNNTNKLYLPLILMTVVYGLGLLLSFKMFPEFEKVIVGGFLYVILLVCFLITGYLFKVFPVLFKIFLIIPAIILIILGALMFNHNEFTIDNNFNICYIFIVLGFTSLIIYQFLIRRPSEEKLKKKSLIDGFKMYMGAAENEQLKFHNPPTMTPESFEKLLPFAMVLGVDEIWGKKFDALLTKMSTEYQSNWYVGSSMNHFAMASVLNSSLTQSIQSSATQPSSSGSSSGSGSGGGGFSGGGGGGGGGGGW from the coding sequence ATGAAAAATTTCTTACAGTTACTTTTCCTTTTATTCTTTAGTTTAAATTTTGCTCAGGAAGAGCCGATCCGAACAGATCAATTGTCTATCATCGATGGGCGGGAAAGGATTATGAATTTTCACGCCGATATTGATGTTGATAAAAATTCAGCGATAACGGTTACCGAAAAAATAAAAGTTCACAGTCTGGGAGATAAAATAAAACGAGGCATCTTTCGTTCACTTCCGCTGACCAGAAATATCAATAACACGACTCAGAAAGTACAGTACAACATCGTTTCTGTAAAGAAAAACGGCGTCGATGAAGATTATCATGAGGAATATGAAGATGGCTTTCTGAAAATTTATTTTGGAAACAAAGATATTATTCTCGAACCGGGCGACTATGATTATGAAATAAAATATACCACAGAAAAACAAATCGGTTTTTTTGAAAAGTATGATGAATTCTATTGGAACGTCAACGGAACTTTCTGGGATTTTCCCGTTGATCAGATTTCCGCAACAGTCAATCTTCCGCAAGGTGCAGGGATTTTGCAAAATTCTTGTTACACAGGCAGCCAGGGAAGTACTGATCAAAACTGTACAGTAAAAGTTATTTCAGAACATTCGATCAAATGGAATGCGGGAAATTTGGGTTCAGAAGAAGGTCTTACGATTGCCGTAGGTTTCAAAAAAGGGGTGATGATTGCGCCGCCGCCGCCCACTTTTCTGGAAAGATTCGGGATTTTGATTGCCGGAATCATTGTGTTTTTAGGGATGGTTATTTATTATATTTCAACATGGAGAAAATATGGTGTTGATCCTGAAAAACCTGTTGTTTACCCACAATTCAATTCGCCGGATGATCTTTCACCTGCTTCTTTAGGATTTATCAACAGCGAAACTTTTAAAAATAAATATCTTACGGCGGCTTTGGTCAATTTAGCTGTGAAAGGGTATATTCAGATTATAGAAACTAAAGATCCGGGTGTTTTAGGTTTATTTAAATCAAAAAAGTTTACAGTAAAAAAACTACAAAATGCAGATCAAAAATTACCTGTTGAGGAAATTAATTTGATGAACAATCTTTTCACAACGGTTGACACTGTGAAATTTGACGGAGAATACAATTCTAAAATTGAACAAACTGTTAAAAGTTTTCAGTCTTCGCTTACCTATCAGCATAACAAATTATTGAATGAAGGAAATAATACCAACAAATTATACCTGCCATTGATTTTAATGACTGTGGTTTACGGTCTAGGACTGCTTCTAAGCTTTAAAATGTTTCCTGAGTTTGAGAAAGTGATTGTTGGCGGATTTTTGTACGTTATTCTTTTGGTCTGTTTTTTAATCACAGGGTATCTTTTCAAAGTGTTCCCGGTTTTATTTAAAATATTCCTGATTATTCCGGCAATCATTTTGATTATTTTGGGAGCGTTGATGTTCAATCATAACGAATTTACCATTGATAATAATTTCAATATCTGTTATATTTTTATTGTTTTAGGATTTACGTCATTAATTATTTATCAGTTTCTGATCAGAAGACCTTCCGAAGAAAAACTAAAAAAGAAATCTCTGATTGATGGTTTCAAAATGTACATGGGAGCGGCAGAAAACGAACAACTGAAGTTTCACAATCCACCCACAATGACCCCGGAATCCTTTGAAAAATTATTGCCTTTTGCAATGGTTTTGGGAGTTGATGAAATTTGGGGGAAGAAATTTGATGCACTGCTGACGAAAATGTCTACAGAATATCAAAGCAATTGGTATGTTGGCTCATCGATGAATCATTTTGCAATGGCAAGTGTTCTTAATTCCAGCTTGACACAATCAATACAGTCATCAGCTACACAACCATCAAGTTCGGGAAGCAGCTCTGGTTCAGGATCGGGCGGCGGAGGATTTTCCGGAGGCGGCGGTGGCGGAGGCGGCGGAGGCGGCTGGTAA
- a CDS encoding phosphoribosyltransferase family protein — translation MLFPIENAYALMQFEQENLSRKIIHQLKYKSREKTGKTVADWVTERLDFKSEKPDLLISVPLHPKKEKERGYNQLHLFTKALSDFYGIPFEHYLLKRNHYSKAQALKDKKHRLETQNTFSLTKKISNQHVLLIDDVFTTGNTLATIAWEILKEGNNKVSVLVMAMDE, via the coding sequence TTGCTTTTCCCAATAGAAAATGCCTATGCTTTGATGCAATTTGAACAGGAAAATCTCAGCAGAAAAATCATTCATCAATTAAAATACAAAAGTCGGGAGAAGACCGGAAAAACTGTTGCAGATTGGGTGACAGAAAGATTAGATTTTAAAAGCGAAAAGCCGGATTTATTGATAAGTGTCCCACTCCATCCGAAGAAAGAAAAGGAAAGAGGCTACAATCAATTACATTTGTTCACCAAAGCACTTTCTGATTTTTATGGAATTCCATTTGAGCATTATTTACTGAAGCGAAATCATTACTCAAAAGCTCAAGCGTTGAAAGATAAAAAACACCGTTTGGAAACTCAAAATACTTTTTCCCTGACCAAAAAGATTTCTAATCAACATGTTTTACTGATCGATGATGTTTTCACGACTGGAAATACTTTAGCTACAATTGCATGGGAAATTTTGAAAGAAGGAAATAATAAAGTGAGCGTCTTGGTAATGGCGATGGATGAATAG
- the der gene encoding ribosome biogenesis GTPase Der: MSNIVAIVGRPNVGKSTLFNRLLERREAIVDSTSGVTRDRHYGKSDWSGVDFTVIDTGGYEVNSEDVFQEEISKQVQLAIDEATSIIFMMNVEEGLTDTDYEIHEMLRRSKKPVYHVINKVDSSKEELAATEFYQLGIEKYYTLSSATGSGTGEILDAVINDFPTTDYKDPFEGLPKITIAGRPNVGKSTLTNALLDAERNIVTDVAGTTRDSIQTLYNKFGHEFVLVDTAGMRRKSKVNEDLEFYSVMRSIRSIEFSDVVIIMVDATLGWESQDMNIFGLAQKNRKGIVIVVNKWDLIEDKTTNTVRDFEQSIKEKIGQFSDIPILFVSALTKQRILKAVEMAMVVYEDRKKKIKTSKLNEVMLPIFERTPPPANKGKFIKIKYCVQLPTPSPQFVFFCNLPQYVKEAYKRFTENQLRKEFGFTGVPIEVYFRQK; this comes from the coding sequence ATGTCAAATATTGTTGCAATCGTTGGGCGTCCCAACGTAGGAAAATCCACACTTTTTAATCGTTTGCTTGAAAGAAGAGAAGCTATTGTAGATTCTACTTCCGGTGTTACCAGAGACCGTCATTACGGAAAATCTGACTGGAGTGGAGTAGACTTTACTGTAATTGATACAGGTGGTTATGAGGTGAATAGCGAAGACGTTTTCCAGGAAGAAATTTCAAAACAGGTTCAGCTGGCCATTGATGAAGCGACCTCAATTATTTTTATGATGAACGTAGAAGAAGGCCTTACAGATACCGACTATGAGATTCATGAGATGTTGAGAAGATCTAAAAAGCCGGTTTATCATGTGATTAATAAAGTTGACTCTTCAAAAGAAGAATTGGCAGCTACAGAATTCTATCAGTTAGGAATTGAAAAATATTACACTTTATCTTCAGCTACAGGTTCCGGAACAGGAGAGATTCTTGATGCTGTAATTAATGATTTTCCGACAACGGATTACAAAGATCCATTCGAAGGTCTTCCAAAAATTACCATTGCAGGTCGTCCAAACGTAGGGAAATCTACTTTAACGAATGCTTTGCTTGATGCTGAAAGAAACATTGTAACAGATGTTGCAGGAACTACAAGAGACAGTATTCAGACGCTTTATAATAAATTTGGTCACGAGTTTGTGTTGGTAGATACTGCAGGAATGCGTCGTAAATCTAAAGTAAATGAAGATCTGGAATTCTATTCTGTAATGAGATCCATTCGTTCAATCGAATTTTCTGATGTTGTGATCATTATGGTTGATGCAACTTTGGGCTGGGAATCGCAGGATATGAATATTTTCGGTTTGGCTCAGAAAAACAGAAAAGGAATCGTCATCGTTGTTAATAAATGGGATTTGATTGAAGATAAAACAACAAATACCGTTAGAGATTTCGAGCAGTCAATCAAAGAAAAAATCGGTCAGTTTAGTGATATTCCAATTCTTTTTGTTTCCGCTTTAACGAAACAGAGAATCCTTAAAGCTGTTGAAATGGCAATGGTTGTGTATGAAGACCGTAAGAAGAAAATCAAAACTTCAAAATTAAATGAGGTAATGCTTCCTATTTTCGAACGTACTCCGCCGCCTGCAAACAAAGGGAAATTTATCAAAATCAAATATTGTGTACAGCTTCCGACGCCGTCGCCACAATTTGTATTCTTCTGTAATTTACCGCAGTATGTGAAAGAAGCGTACAAACGATTTACGGAAAATCAGTTGAGAAAAGAATTCGGTTTCACCGGAGTTCCTATTGAAGTGTATTTCAGACAAAAATAA
- the murA gene encoding UDP-N-acetylglucosamine 1-carboxyvinyltransferase produces MSGTFQIRGGKRLQGEITPQGAKNEALQILCAVLLTDEEVRIKNIPDIHDVNRLIEILGDFGVKVTKNGHGDFTFKADSVNFDYIKSDEFKKDGAKLRGSIMLMGPMLARYGEAYMPTPGGDKIGRRRLDTHFQGLVELGAEFHYDENEYFYSLKAKELNGKFILLEEASVTGTANIVMAAALAKGKTRIYNAACEPYLQQLCKMLNRMGANISGIGSNLLTIEGVTSLNGTEHTMLPDMVEIGSWIGLAAMTKSEITIKNVNWNQLGVIPNTFRKLGIELEQSGDDIYIPSQEHYKIQKFIDGSILTISDAPWPGFTPDLLSIILVVATQAKGSILVHQKMFESRLFFVDKLIDMGAQIILCDPHRATVIGLNQESPLRGTTMVSPDIRAGNALLIAALSAEGKSIIHNIEQIDRGYENIDGRLKAIGADIERI; encoded by the coding sequence ATGAGTGGGACATTTCAAATAAGAGGAGGAAAAAGACTGCAAGGTGAAATTACTCCACAAGGGGCAAAAAATGAAGCTCTCCAAATCTTATGTGCGGTTTTGTTAACAGATGAGGAGGTAAGAATTAAAAATATTCCCGATATTCATGATGTCAACAGATTGATTGAGATTTTAGGAGATTTCGGGGTAAAAGTGACTAAAAATGGTCACGGTGATTTTACTTTCAAGGCAGACAGCGTTAATTTTGATTATATTAAATCTGACGAATTTAAAAAAGATGGTGCCAAACTAAGAGGTTCAATTATGTTGATGGGTCCAATGCTGGCTCGCTACGGTGAAGCTTACATGCCGACTCCGGGTGGCGACAAAATCGGAAGAAGAAGATTAGATACGCACTTCCAGGGATTGGTAGAACTGGGTGCCGAATTTCATTATGATGAGAACGAATATTTCTATTCATTAAAAGCTAAAGAACTTAACGGAAAATTCATCCTTTTGGAAGAAGCTTCTGTAACGGGAACTGCCAATATCGTGATGGCAGCAGCTTTAGCAAAAGGAAAAACAAGAATTTACAACGCAGCATGCGAACCTTATCTGCAACAGCTTTGTAAAATGCTGAACAGAATGGGTGCCAATATTTCAGGAATTGGTTCAAATTTATTAACGATTGAAGGCGTTACAAGTTTGAACGGAACAGAACACACAATGCTTCCGGACATGGTGGAAATCGGTTCATGGATTGGTCTTGCAGCCATGACAAAATCTGAAATCACCATCAAAAATGTTAACTGGAACCAGCTTGGCGTTATACCAAATACATTCAGAAAACTGGGAATCGAGCTTGAGCAAAGCGGTGATGATATTTACATCCCATCTCAGGAACATTATAAAATTCAGAAATTCATCGACGGATCGATCCTTACGATTTCCGATGCGCCTTGGCCAGGATTCACTCCAGATTTGTTATCAATCATCTTGGTAGTGGCTACACAGGCAAAAGGAAGTATTTTGGTACATCAGAAAATGTTTGAATCGAGATTATTTTTCGTGGACAAACTGATTGACATGGGAGCGCAAATTATCTTGTGCGATCCGCACAGAGCAACAGTAATTGGTTTGAATCAAGAATCACCACTTCGTGGAACAACAATGGTTTCTCCCGACATCAGAGCCGGAAATGCACTTTTGATTGCTGCCCTTTCTGCTGAAGGAAAATCAATCATTCATAATATCGAACAAATTGACCGTGGGTATGAAAATATAGACGGAAGATTGAAAGCAATTGGAGCGGATATTGAGAGAATTTAA